The genomic window ataaatatatatataattttttttttatatatatattttttaaaaaaaagtaaactattaaaaaaaaactatatgtataaaaatatataacatttgtatttaaaattttttttataaacacCCATCttagaaataatatatatatataattatttttcttaagCAAAAATGTGCCTTTCTAATAGAACTAATCTTAAATCATCCGGAGTTTCGAATTGTAAAAATTTCAATTCGAAAAATTGCTCAAAATATGCTTTAAGGGAAGTTGACggaaaaaatgaaaagaaaagttCCTTATGTACCTTCCGTTCCAAGAACcttatattaataattggaataatatatgtagCTATATTGGTATGCccatataaataaaatatataatt from Plasmodium gaboni strain SY75 chromosome Unknown, whole genome shotgun sequence includes these protein-coding regions:
- a CDS encoding glycophorin binding protein, which encodes MCLSNRTNLKSSGVSNCKNFNSKNCSKYALREVDGKNEKKSSLCTFRSKNLILIIGIIYVAIL